A stretch of DNA from Synergistaceae bacterium:
TTCGGCTTCACAATGGGATTTACGGGATATTTTATTCTGGGCTACAAGCTGAACAACACAGAGATAAGCGCGAGGACTGAACGTTTAATTTATGCCGCCGGGATATTTAGTTTTCTGGCTTCCTGCATGACCGGCGTAATATTTTCCAGAATAACAGGCAATGCTTATACTTCATTGAGAGGAAATAATATCTGGAATGTGTTTGAGAGCATCGCGGTTTTTGTATTCTTCATGAAACATTTTCGCAGCGGCAGCAAGTTGATTGCTAAATTATCACAATACAGCTTCGGTGTGTATCTGGTTCATGATGCCGCTATACAGTTTGTCATAAAAATTTGCAGAGTTACCCCGTTTTCATTCAATGCTGTTTTATCAGTCCTTGTAATTTCTGTGATAGTGTTTGTGATTTCGTTCGCAATTTCCGCAGTGCTGAATCATATTCCATTCATCAACAAGTACATTGTGTAAAGTAAATACAGCCCGTGAATCATTCCCGGACTCACAGGCTGTGAACTTCTTCATGATTTCCCGGCAAACTTAGCGCGCATTAACGGCTTGATTCCCCCGGCCTCAAGAATCTTCATGGCCTGATCTCCGAGCTTCTCGCACGGGAAAATTTCCCCGGTGTCCTCAGATTTCACGGTCCCTGCTTCAAGGTCAAGCGTGAGAGTCTCCCCGGCCTTCACGTGCTGATTGATACCCTTGCAGACTATCGGCAATAATCCCAAATTCACGGCGTTGCGGAAAAAGATTCTTGCGAACGAATCAGCAAGCACCGCCCGCGCTCCCATGTTGAGCAGGGCAATCGGGGCATGTTCCCGCGATGACCCGCACCCGAAATTCCGCCCGGCAACAACGAATCCCCCCGCCGGAAAATTCGCGGCTATGTCCTCATTCACACCGCAGAGGCAGTGAGAGCCGATCTCTTTCGGGTCAGTGATTGCGAGGAAACGCCCGGGGTAAATCTGATCCGTGTCGATATTGTCGCCGATTACGATACATTTTCCCGTCAAAACTTTCTGCATGATATGAGCCTCCATTAGCCGAGATATTCGCGGGGGTCTGTGATTTTCCCGTTCAGCATACTTGCCGCGACAGTCGCAGGACTCGCAAGGTACATCAATGCTTCCGTTGAACCCATGCGGCCGGGGAAATTCCTGTTCGTGCTGGTAATGCAGACTTCCCCCGGAGCAAGTATCCCTTCATGCGCTCCGAGGCACGCCCCGCAGCCCGGAGTCGAAATCGTTGCGCCCGCGTTCATTAAGTCCGTGATATATCCTCTTGCTATGCACTCAAGCATTACTTCACGGGAGGCCGGAATCACAACAAGCCGCGTGTATTCGGGAATGTGTTTGCCTCTGAGAATCTTTGCGGCGATCTCTATATCCTCGACTCTTCCGCCCGTGCATGAGCCTATATAGCCCTGGTTGAGTTTCACGTCTCCCTCAGCAACAACGCTCCTCAGTGTGTGAACGTTCTCGACACTGCTGGGACATGCTAATTCCGGCTCTAATGTCGACACGTCAAATATATAGCTCTCGGCGTACTTATAGCCCTTGTCGGTGTGCTGGACTTCATACGGTCTTACGGCTCTTTTGCTGACGAAAGCAATCACATCATCATTCGGCTGCATGTAGGCAGTTTTCGCGCCCATTTCTACGGCCATGTTGCAGATTGTCATTCTCCCGGCAACGTTAAGCCCGTCAACGTAGCTTCCTGTGAAATCGATTGCCTTGTAGACAGCACCGTCAGCGCGTATTCTCCCAAGCACAGCGAGTACGACATCTTTCGGGAAAACGCCCTTGGGAGTCTCGCCCTCTAATCTGACCTCGATAACTTCCGGGACTCTGAACCATAATTCCCCGGTCATCAGAATCGTAGCCATGTCGGTAGCACCGCAGCCCGTACCCATTGCGCCGAAAGCCCCCTGAGTCGTGGTGTGGCTGTCAGTCTCAACAACAATCATCCCCGGATAGATGAGTCCGGCTTCCGCCAAGACCTGATGACAGACTCCGGCGTTTGTGTCAAAGTGATACTTCAGATTATTCTTCACGGCAAATTCGCGCATGGCCTTGTGATTTTCCGCGCTCTTAATGTCGGGGCATGGGGCGTAATGATCAAACACGAAAGCGCACCGCGTATTGTCCCAGACTTTTACCCCGCCCATCTCGTAGAATGAGTAGACAGTCTGCAAATACAAGTCGTTGATTTCGGCAAAGTCAATTTTTGCGCTGACTATTTCGCCTGTCTGAATGGATGATTTTCCGCTGTTCCTCATCAAAATTTTTTCGATGGCGTGCAAACAGATTCCCTCCTCTGAAATTTTTTGTGTGAATGCTATGATTATATATTATGGCGACTAACAAAATCACAAAATACATTTGCACAGAATGCGGCCATGTTACGACAACGAAAACGGGAAAATGTCCCTCCTGTGATTCGTGGGGAACGCTTGAAATTTTGCAGGAGACGAAAGCCGAGTCCCAGTCCCAGAATCTTCCGGGCGTGAAAATCATCAGCGCGCTTGACGTTAAAGCCCCTCCGAGAATCGCGACAGGTATCGGCGAGCTTGACCGGGTATTAGGGGGCGGGTTAGTGCCGGGGGGAGTCGTGCTTATCGGAGGCCAGCCGGGAATCGGGAAATCGACTCTTCTTTTGCAGGCGGCCGGGAGTGTTGCACGGAGTCAGAACAAGCCGGTGCTGTACATTTCCGGGGAGGAGGCAGAAGCTCAGGTAGCATTGAGGGCTTCACGGATTAACGTTGCGGCGGAGAATTTGTACCTTTACTCAGGTGCGAATCTTGATGACGCGCTGAGGAATGCTGACGGGGGAAAATTTGCGTTCATTGTATTGGACAGCGTACAGGCCATGACGACAGGAGGCGACTCAGGCTGGCCGGGGACGGTTACGCAGGTTAGAGCGGTCGCGCAAAGGGTAGTAGAAACAGCGAGGCAGCAAATGATTCCGGCGGTAGTAATCGGACACATCACAAAGGACGGAAAAATAGCCGGGCCGATGATGCTTGAGCATATGGTTGACACTGTGC
This window harbors:
- a CDS encoding 3-isopropylmalate dehydratase small subunit, coding for MQKVLTGKCIVIGDNIDTDQIYPGRFLAITDPKEIGSHCLCGVNEDIAANFPAGGFVVAGRNFGCGSSREHAPIALLNMGARAVLADSFARIFFRNAVNLGLLPIVCKGINQHVKAGETLTLDLEAGTVKSEDTGEIFPCEKLGDQAMKILEAGGIKPLMRAKFAGKS
- a CDS encoding 3-isopropylmalate dehydratase large subunit — encoded protein: MHAIEKILMRNSGKSSIQTGEIVSAKIDFAEINDLYLQTVYSFYEMGGVKVWDNTRCAFVFDHYAPCPDIKSAENHKAMREFAVKNNLKYHFDTNAGVCHQVLAEAGLIYPGMIVVETDSHTTTQGAFGAMGTGCGATDMATILMTGELWFRVPEVIEVRLEGETPKGVFPKDVVLAVLGRIRADGAVYKAIDFTGSYVDGLNVAGRMTICNMAVEMGAKTAYMQPNDDVIAFVSKRAVRPYEVQHTDKGYKYAESYIFDVSTLEPELACPSSVENVHTLRSVVAEGDVKLNQGYIGSCTGGRVEDIEIAAKILRGKHIPEYTRLVVIPASREVMLECIARGYITDLMNAGATISTPGCGACLGAHEGILAPGEVCITSTNRNFPGRMGSTEALMYLASPATVAASMLNGKITDPREYLG
- the radA gene encoding DNA repair protein RadA; translation: MATNKITKYICTECGHVTTTKTGKCPSCDSWGTLEILQETKAESQSQNLPGVKIISALDVKAPPRIATGIGELDRVLGGGLVPGGVVLIGGQPGIGKSTLLLQAAGSVARSQNKPVLYISGEEAEAQVALRASRINVAAENLYLYSGANLDDALRNADGGKFAFIVLDSVQAMTTGGDSGWPGTVTQVRAVAQRVVETARQQMIPAVVIGHITKDGKIAGPMMLEHMVDTVLSFSGEGYSSYRMLRAVKNRYGSTDELGVFEMTEGGLSPVADKSGLYWNRDDAAVAGVAMTIALEGNTPLAAEIQTLAVRTIFQYPRRTSRGIELNRFQLLTAVIDRRCSISTNNHDLYINVAGGLSLQDPSADLPACAAIASALKNIPLAAGTCWLGEVGLAGEVRPVTRIDLRLKEAARLGFHTAVVSSRENVKFDGIKIVRVTHIDRALAGMITS